DNA sequence from the Parambassis ranga chromosome 1, fParRan2.1, whole genome shotgun sequence genome:
GTAAATTTCATTAACTGTTAAATCAAATCCAAGATTTAAGGTGTGAATTATATTGAGTGAACTTACTCTATGATGTTGTGGGCTTGTGGGGGTAGATTTAGCTCTTTGTCTCGCTTTAACAGCCCTCATTTTTTACTATTTTGTGCAGTAGTGGAGAAGTTTCAATCCTAATAAATCCaatcttctttcttttcacagCGGAAAACTGCACTTACTTCAAGCACTTCACTCCTGGTCAGGATGCTGAGATATTtgaatataaaacacaaaaaggtaAGTGTCCTCATGTCATTGTTTCTTTCCAATTGGTGGCTCATTCAGTCCATCCTGTCCTAAATATAAAAACCATTTCTCAATTCAGTTGGTTGAATATGTTTGTGTGAAGTGGGACATCAAACAAGGCTGTGTCACTGTTTCGCCTGCTGTGTGGGTTTAGATTGTCACTCATGTTCCACCTCTGACCAAGGCACAGCCAGTCACATCAGGTGCATTTTAATcacaacaaaatgcaaaatgtgtgcgtgtgtgcagcatgttgCAAACACGAGACACAAGAAGGTGAATGACTCTGTTTCCTTTGACATTTCCAGTGCACTTCTGCCAGTGGTGATGCTGTCAGCCACAGATACAATCCCTTCGGAAGCAGTGCTTGTATATTGTTTAGTAGTTTAAACTGAGTTTGAAGAGACTTAAGTAAAGAATATGCTAACATATTCACTGGACTAcatgttgctttttttctgttactgGCCCTGTTTTCGAGcagaaacactaaaaaactGAAATCAGAAGCTTAAACTCATATGTAGGAATGTGCAAATCTCCATTTTGAAGCAACATTATTCAGATTAATCATTTAAAAACCAGAAAATATGGACTAGGACACCGGTGTGCGCTGACAGTGCTTCATATATGGTATAGATGCAAAACATGTTCCATATATAATGTTCTAACCCGCGTTTTCTCCATCTCCAGTGACACTGTTCCAGCGTAAACCTCACTGAGCTCAGGCATGCTGTATGACAGTCCTATGTGAGGAAGGCCGAGCACATGCAGAGCGCTGTCACACTCAATTATTGGGGTGTAAATGTGAATGGACTTGTGCATGAAGTCGTACACACCCCCACACCCTAAACCCTCAGAGGTTAATGCAAGCATTGATggcctcctccccccctccaacacacacacacacacacatacaaagaagACCCAAGTGCTGATGGCTAGCCCTCATGAGACATACTGCAAGTTCTCTGGAATAATTGTAGCATTGACCCTGTTTCCTGTAGAGTTATTCACTCTTGACTGAACCATTTGGCTATACCATAATGGTACACAAGGTTGAATGAGCATAGCAGATGTACAGTATGTCACCACAGGCGCATGCATCCATACAGCAGGACTCCTTTCTGCCAAGGGGATCAGTTGCCagtcaaaaataaatgaaaggcGTGATGACAAAGTTAGGTAGGGAAATTTTAATTAACCAAACATTAGTTCAGTTGTATAATTCATTAGGCCCTGTGCATGTATTTTGGTACTTACCTCACTGAGGGTGAATCCTTGGTGTTCCAGTCATGCAGACATGCCGTATCTCAGGTATCGCAAAGACCTCCTGCCGGCAAAAGATGAAGGCTCTCCATCCCCCAGAGGAGCGCCTCTCCCCTGGGCACAGTTCACAGGCGGACGGGCTGCTGATCAAAGGCCTCCGATTCCATCCACCTCTGCTTTTTAAAACAAGCCAGCTGCCATTCCAGCTGAACTGATGCGCTgtatctgtaaacacaaagtaCATTCACATCGGTATGTTTCAAATTCATGGAGAAATTCTTCTTCCTGTGTGGATCTCCGAGCTCCTTCCTCACTACCACAGACAGCTGGGTCTACTCATAAATCAGTGACAACTTATCTGACCGCTGAAAGGACGAGAAGGATCACTTTCATTTTGGTTGCCTGTCAGTAAACTGAATTTGGAAAGTCCCATTTTTTTCCCACCTGACTCATTTTTATCAACTAGAAAATTAGGTGTTTATGTGATTTAATGTTGTTTATTGTAGAGTTACTTACTGGTTTCATTTCTCATTTTCTGCCTTGCTGTCAAAGTGTTTGagttttttcatcatcatcatcactgttggtttttctctctctctccagagtacaacatttctgctgcagccaTCTCCATCTTCAGTCTGGCCTTCATGATCCTGGGGTCTCTGTGTTTGATGGGATCCTGCACCGGGAAAGGCAAAGGAAGAGACTACCTCTTAAAGCCTGCCGGCATGTTCTTTGCATTCGCAGGTGGGTTCAGTGCAGCTTTCACAGATTCagatgcaaaaataaataaataaacaaaactctCAGTTTTATGCTCACTTGATGTTCGATGACCGTAGGAATCTGCAGCTAGTGTTGTGACTTCACATGTCCCTCTTGTCCTCAGGTCTCTGTGCCTTCATCTCACTAGAGGTGATGCGTCAGTCAGTCAAACGTATGATTGACAGCGAGGAGACGATTTGGATTGAATACTATTACGCCTGGTCCTTTGGTTGTGCCTGTGCTGgcttcgtcctcctcttcctcactggcATCgcgctccttctcctctccatgCCCCAGATGCCCAGGAATCCATGGGAGACTTGCATGGATGCTGAGGAGCAAGTGGAGTGATAGCTACAAAAGAAGGACAACTTTGactgtgtcttttgttttgaatgtttGTCGTCAAAGGTTAagatcacacaaaaaaaagaaaaattggTGGAGGTGTCGATATATGATAGCGAAGGAGGGGAAATCTTTCTAACTTGAATTTGGGCCTTTCTTATGTTTGCCTTATCCTGTATGCAACTAGTAAAACAAAGACTGCCTTGCTTCTCAGTGCGGGCAGACCTCACCCACTCAGCATTTTGCAAACATCTGAAAGCCTCTCATACCTTGCCGCTGGCATATTTAGACAACAAACGATGTTATTGATAAGTTATTATGACCAGGGTGTCAGTTGGGCTCAATGTCTTACACAAACTAAGACATCTTGGGAATTATATGAATTTGTTAACTGGCTGACATCAAGGAAACTTGATTTTATGTGCTGCATAATGTATGATATTCTGTACATAGCTGTATTTTTTATGACTTCACTCAATGAATCCCCCCCAACAATGTCAGCTCAAAGTCAAAACCTCTGTTTATCTGTCTCTCTCCAGAATTTATAAAGAATGTCCCATTCTAATAAGATGCATTAGTGCTAAGCTGAATGCTAAACACCCACACAATCTGCAGTGTCAATCATGCTGAAAACGGTTCAGTTATAGCAGGTGCACATACAAGGCCTTTTACTGTTTGATGACAGCTTCCAaactcaaaaacaaaactatcTCTCTTCACCTTTTCATGCATCATCAATATGACCCCCTTATACACTCGTATAGACTCTTTTTCTAGTAAAtttggtcatttttttaatcacacaaATAAGAAACAGCTTAAGTATAAGGCTACAAACGATGTAAACCTTGGCGGTGGAGTTTTAATGCATCTTGTGTTGGTTTAAAATTCATTTAACAATGTAAGTGACAACAGCTGGTTAGTTATTTACAGCTGGTGGAAGATTGAACAGAAACTTAAACTACAGCACACACCTTCCAGGAAGCTGGTGTTTTTTGCTAGTTTTACAGaattctgtgtgtattttctgaGACACTGAGGTTTTTCCTTCGTATGACATCACCTGTGAAATGGCTGCTATCCTGTGCATGTATGGAGGTGAGCAAAGTTCATATATTTGACGCCTTTTTTGTGCAGATATCTGGTCAGAGCGGACTACACCGCTGCTGTGGTCTGCTTTGCAAACATCCTCTAAACAAGCTTGCTCAGGGCAAAGAACCAttgtttgactttttctttaagGTGGAGAGTAGTGGCGacttttaacatggaggttaCATATTCTTgtgacttttgttttattttccattgaATATTGCATGAAACTAAATAAGATTTGGAATGCTGTCGCTTCT
Encoded proteins:
- the LOC114443533 gene encoding voltage-dependent calcium channel gamma-1 subunit-like, producing MHKRTKIKIAIFVLLVGMACMFTAVVTDHWAVLSPRVEKVNGTCEAAHFGLWRLCKKHIYMTTETYVEGHGCGPISLPGAENCTYFKHFTPGQDAEIFEYKTQKEYNISAAAISIFSLAFMILGSLCLMGSCTGKGKGRDYLLKPAGMFFAFAGLCAFISLEVMRQSVKRMIDSEETIWIEYYYAWSFGCACAGFVLLFLTGIALLLLSMPQMPRNPWETCMDAEEQVE